DNA sequence from the Rhodospirillaceae bacterium genome:
CAAACGTATTACCCCAAGGGAACCAACTGCCATCAACACCCCTTGCAGCCTTCTCCCACTCCAATTCCCGAGGTAGTCGCCAGGTGTGCCCGGTCTGCTTTGAAAGCCATCCGGCATAGGCCATGGCATCTTGAAAAGAAACCATCACAACGGGATGATTTTCTCGGCCCTTTGGCACGACTCCGTCGCGCCAGGCATGACGTCTTGAACGTTGGTACGGATGGATCAGGCCATAACTCTTCCAGGTCTTGCGATCAACACCGGGAGGTCGGTGGCCCGTCGCTCGAATGAAGGCAGCATACTGGGCATTGGTGATCAGGTTTTTGGTAATCTTGAAGGATTTAATTTCAACAGCTTGGAGCTCGCGCTCATTCTCATACCATTCCCACTTCCGAGTGTTGTTATGGCCATAGGCACGTTCATCCAAGGTGTAAGCGTATTCACGTTCCTTTCGATTTGATCCGGCAATAAAGCTACCCTGCGGAATTTCAATGACGACAGGTCCGTTTGACGCTCTATGAGCAGAATCGGACGGTTGGGCACCGCAAACCATGGCGAAACCAAATAACAGTGCCGTCAGGGACCTGATGCCATTCATCAAGAAATTTCTCCATATTGAGTTGCTGCCAATATAGCGGGCGGCGAGGTTCTCCCTATCCTTCATCACATAGATTTGAAGCTGGTTTACTATACGTCAGCAGCGATTTCTGCGAGGTTCTTCATCAGGTACGGAAAAAAACGTGAATATTTGGGACATAAAAGAAGTCCCGCGCGAAACAACAGAAACAAAGTCAATCAACCTAAACAGAGAAGGATATCGAGACATGCTTAAAAAAACAGTAATCGCACTTAGTGTCGCAACGCTGGCTGGTGCTGGTGCCCTGGACGTTCTGCCAACAGCATCTGCTAAAGCTGCAACCGGCGTACAGCTGGCTGCCTGTAACCCTTGTGCTGGCAAGAAAAAATGTGGCGGGTGTAACCCCTGTCGCGCCAAATCAAAGTGTGGCGGATGTAACCCCTGTCGCGCAAAATCAAAGTGTGGCGGATGTAATCCCTGCGCAGGCAAGAAGAAAAAATGGTAATTTTACGGGCTCGGCCCTAGCAGCCTAGCGCGAAGCTATTATAGAATACGCCGTGAATCTGAATAGGATTTACGGCGTATTTCTTTTTAGGCGGGTTTGACGCTCCGAAATTTCTATTTAAATTATATAAGAACAAATGAAATCGAGTTATTTCGTTGGAAACGCTATTGAATGACCAATCTTAACACTCTCTCTAAAGAACGTCTTCAAGCCATGAGTGAGGCCGGCCAGCGGGTGCTCGAGTGCTATCGTGTCTTGCAAAAGACCAATCATAATGTGGTTGGAGAACTCTTAGATACTGCCGAGGACTTCTTCGAATGGGATCATTACCCGGACGGTGATGTCTATGACCACGAAACCCATGCACAGTATTACTACCACGCCCATCCCCCAGGCGAACGAACAGAAAAATTCGGCGAAGAAAACGGACATTTTCACACTTTTCTACGTCCCCGGGGCATGCCAAAAAAAATAAAACCCGTGCCACTGCCAGATTACGAAGAACCCGAAAGCGACAACGACGACCTTACCCATTTTGTCGGCATATCCATGAATGCCGCAGGCTATCCAGTCCGTATATTTACGACCAACAGATGGGTCACTGGCGAAGCCTGGTACAAGGCGGAAGATGTAATTGAACTCTTGGACAGTTTTGATATGGACATGGCGTGGCCTTCATGGCCGGTAAACATCTGGGTCACCAATTTGATACAGTTATTTTACCCGACGATCGTCGATTTGCTGCGAGAGCGCGATAAGGCTGTTACCGATTGGGAAGTTCGCCATCCTGGGATAAACGCCTACGACGATAGAGATTTAGAACTTACGTCGGTCAAAGGTATTTCCGTTGAAGATCAAATTAAAGCCGTTGATGCTGCCTTGAAAAAGAAGCGGGCTTCCTGACTAAGATAACAGTTAAGGAATTGAATTTTTTACGTTTCTTTGTGTATTTTCCGCTCATTCTTAGGCACAATAGAGGTGAACGAACTGGGACACCTTTGAGACATGGGTAAAATTATTAGGACCATTGGCATTGTGTGCA
Encoded proteins:
- a CDS encoding SUMF1/EgtB/PvdO family nonheme iron enzyme, which codes for MNGIRSLTALLFGFAMVCGAQPSDSAHRASNGPVVIEIPQGSFIAGSNRKEREYAYTLDERAYGHNNTRKWEWYENERELQAVEIKSFKITKNLITNAQYAAFIRATGHRPPGVDRKTWKSYGLIHPYQRSRRHAWRDGVVPKGRENHPVVMVSFQDAMAYAGWLSKQTGHTWRLPRELEWEKAARGVDGSWFPWGNTFEATLANSHDKGPFDTLPVGRFPKGASPYGLLDGAGQVFEWTEAVPGKKRAIVKGGSWDDRGCGICRPAARHTRPMAIKHILIGFRLVLVRD